CTGCCGAACAGCGAAAAAGTGCTCGCTTCTATTGTCAGTATTCAACACAAGCTGGATGAGGCGGATTTGGATGAACTCTTGCAATCCGGTTTACATGAATACATTGATGAACTGCAATTAGCAATTGGTAGCTTGCACTTCAGTATTGCTGAAACCTGGTTTTTGCCGGTAGTGGTAGCACAGGCACAGGAACAAAAATCCGCATAGCATGATTCTTGTATCCGTATTTAGTTGTTTTTTGTCGTTAGCGTTGAATTGCGTATAGTCCTACTTGGACAAGACCCTTCGGGGTCTTTTTTTTGCCTTTGTAAAAAAATGTTTCTTTATGTGCTCACCACCGAATGGTGAAACCCACAATACAATGGAAATAGTTGGTTCAGCTTAGAAGGTAATACCTGTGCTCACATATAAATTCCAGTAGTGCGCTTTGGTATCGCCGGGTTCACCAAATAATTGGTAATCCACACCCACGCCGATCAATAAATTCTCCTGAATCCGCAACCCCACTTCGCCATTCGCTTCAAACATCGCCTCCCAATCGTTTAAATCGGGGTCTTTGAATTTAAATTTACCAATGCCCGCGCCCACACTGCCCAGCAAATACAAACCCGAGTCATAGGCATAGGGGTCATAATTAATTCCACCAAAACCAACGGAATAGGTTTCCACTTTTACGTCTGGTATTTCTTGCTCCAGTTGCGTCACATTCCGGCTTGCAGCAATATAAACCGGTATGCGCGGCAAAATAAGTTTTATGCTCAAACTCCGCTCAAAATCCCTATCGTATTTTTCATACTCCCCATATTCAAACTCATCTTCATCCGCAATGATCGTACCCCAAGGCGCAAATTTAAATTGCACAACCATCGGTAAATCGTCCTGCGCATGGCTTAGGTTGGCAGTCAGGCCCAATAACAATATGGATAAAAAACGTTTCATTATTTTCCTTGAATAATTAATGACACATTAGGATGGAGTAGTAGGGCGGCTTCGCGAAGCAAGCCGCCGTAGGTAGTAGAGCGGCCTTGGCTGACATCAAGCACCAGCTCAGCTAATAGGCTCAATCTGCGCAGATAGAATAATGCAATTCTCCATTTTCAACTGCACTATAACAGCCAAAACGATCATGCTCACTGCGCTCACATATGGCTGTGGCTGCTGTATTTTCAGGGCTAAAGCATATACCCTCACAGTCGCTATCTGACCTGCAAGGTTTTCCTCCGTCTTGGTAGTACACCACGCAGGAGGGAATTCCAAATATACCTACTCCTTCAATTTTTCCGCCAGATCTTTTGCACGCATCAACGTCAATTTTTTTTAGTACTTCGGCGCGCATTTTCTTCACATCGTTATCCATTTTCCAGTCATCGTATGCTGCACATCCTGAAAAAAGCATTAAATGTAATGCTAAAAGTAATAGTTTCATTAGGTGGACTCAAATAGCCAGTTACAAGTAAGGATGGTGCAGCTATTCGGCCAAGAGCGGAAGCTGTCACTAAATGTAGGTTGGGCAGTAATGCCCAACATTTTTATGATTGAAACGCATTATTGGGCATGGCTGCCCAATCTACTTGCTTTTATTGGCGCGTAAAGATTCGTATGGTGTGACCTATTCTAGGCTCAAACGCTTGAGGCCTACACATGTTTTCATTTGCAGCGCAGAACGACAAGGTACTTTCACTAATTTCATATATAGCTGGGAATGTTTTTCCAGCATCATGTCCATATGTATCAGTCCAGTTTATTTCCTTTGGTGTGGTATTGGTATTCAGAGAGAAGGTTCCTTTTATTAGAATGGTGCCCTCTGTACTAGCAACCAAAAAGGTATTCTCATTAAAAGTTACGCTAGGTGCTAGACCATAAGCCTCATTTGGATTTTCAATTCCATCTGAGTTGCAGCTTGTTTGAACCCATGGCCCGGTAAATTTTTTATATTCTTCTTTTTCCGTTTCAATGCTCAATTTCTATTTTTCCTTACTTGATCACCGAGTTCAGCGGCAGTTTTTAAGTTGTGGTTTTGTGGAATGCTTTTGCGAAGCAAAACCACAAAGCCGCGACTTACAAACTGTCCAGCGCACGCGATGCGCGGGTTGCTTGTTATAGCTCTAACTTTTGATTTCACGCAGACCGATTCTGAAACAAATACAATTTAGAATATGAATTCACTTTAAAACATTAATTGAAGAAACAAAGCAGGCCTGAGTCGAATTGTCATATACAACGTGAACTTTAACGCCCGAACTATATGCAACAAGCGCCAGAGATAATAAAACTTTAACACCGTCAGAATTTAGACCATTTTGACCAGCCGCAACATAGAAATAGACACCTCCATTTGTGCACTTAGGATCCGAATTGGGCGGCAGCGTGATAATAAAATCGCCAGACGTTCCATTTTGAATACCCAGAATGACTGTATTATCAATTCTGGCTGCGAAAGAGTTAAACGATATTAAGGATAGGTAAACAAGGCACAATAGATAAATTAGGTTTTTCATTATTTCCTCATTGATGATGGTTGATATGTGGTGCTATAGCGCCGAGCTAAGCGGCAGTTTTTAAGTTGTGGTTTTGTGGAATACTTTTGCGCAGCAAAACCACAAAGCTGCGACTTAAAAACTGTCCAGCCACGAAGTGGCGATGCTTGAGCGACTTGTTAGAAATTATTTATTTAGCTGTAAACCTGTAATTTTTGGAAACCCACCCAGACAACCATCAACAAAAACGTTTAATTTTTTTCCGGTAGATTGTGCAGTTAGAATCATAGAATATAGTCTATCAACTGTTTTTGGATCTGATGACTCAAAAGCAGGATCAAATAGATACAAATATTGTGTTGGGGAAGTACTACAACCTTCCGGATCATGAAAATTTTGTTGTGTAACATAAAATCCGTGATATCCTGGCCGCCAAATTGTGGCATCAACTGCTTGGTTGCCATTTGTCCATGTCGCAGCCTCCGCACAATTAAGTATTAAAACTGACGATACGATTGCCAAAACCTTTTTCACTTCTTTAATCTCCTATTTTTGGTCCTACCCACAAAAAGTAGACACTCTAACTATGCAGCTAGCGCTGCCCTTCGTTCAAACTCAGCGGGTGCCACATAACCAATACTGGAGTGTCGGCGCAAGCGATTGTAGAACACTTCAATGTATTCAAAGATACTGGATTTAGCCTCATCAATCGAGTGAAATTGCTGGGTATAAATCAACTCTACTTTCAAGCGACTAAAGAAGGATTCCATCGGCGCATTATCCCAACAGTTGCCTTTCCTACTCATACTCGGAGTGGCTCCATGACGCACCATAAAATCAATATATTTTTGCGCCCGATATTGAACACCTCGATCAGAGTGGATGATTAGTCCAGGTTGAGTTTCCCGACGTTCAAACGCCATGCGTAATGCATTGGTGACCAGCGCCTCTGTCATACCGGTATCCAGCGACCAACCGACAATACTGCGCGAATATAGATCCATTACCGTCGCCAAATAGAGTCACTGCTTTTCAACCCAGATATACGTAATATCCGTTGTCCACTTCTCATTAGGTTTGTTCGCGCCAAAGCGACGCCAGAGTAGATTCTCTGACACGTTGTGCATCGTCAAGGCATGGCTTCCATAATTAAACGCCTTACCGTTGTGGGCCTTTAAACCCTGTAGTTTCAGCACATTGGCAACAAAGTTCACTGAACAAGGATAACCTATGGCCTGCAACTCTTTGGCGATGCGCGGCGCACCATAGCGGGCTTTGTAAGTCGCATAGGTGTCCATAATCTGACGCTCGCGGCACTCCCGCTTCTGCTGCCGCTGGCTCTTTTCCCGAACAGCCCAGCGATAAAAGCCACTGCGAGAAACGGACAATACACGGCACATTAGCGTTACCGAAAATGCCTCCAGATGCTCACGAATTAATGCGTACTTCACTCGTGCTGGTTCGCAAAGTACGCAGCTGCCTTTTTTAAGAAGGCCAACTCTTTTTCAAGCTCTGCATTTCTTCGCTTTAACTGACGCAGCTCATCACTTTCATTTTTTGAATAATCGACCCCCGCCACCGAATTGAATTGCTTTTCAGAAAGACGGGTAAACTGACGGCGCCAGTTGTAAATTTGCTGTGCACTAATACCGAGATCCCGCGCTACTGAAGCAGTGGTATTGCCCTCCTGCTCTGCGCGTTTAACGGCTTCGCGGCGAAACTCTTCGGTATAAGCTTGTGTTTTTTTACGTGCCATAGTGAGCACCTCCATATAGGGTTTTCTAACTATACAGGGTGTCTACAATTGGTGGGTAACTCGGCAGCCTAACGCCGCGTACAACGGCAGTTTGTAAGTCGTAGTTTTGTGGGTTACTTTTGCGCAGCAAAACCACAAAACTGCGACTTACAAACTGTCCAGCGCACGAAGTGCGCGAGTTGCTACGCTTTGTTATGGCTATTTTTTGCAGCAAACACACGATTTATTTCTTATTTGTGAATACGCACCACCATAGAATAACCCGCCGCAGTCACTGCATTTAAAATTTTTAACTAAGTAGTGCCACCCATAAAGAGAAACCAAAGCACCAAGTACAAAAACAATTAAATATACCTCAATCGAAATATCCGTTGTTGAGCCACCGCCTCGCCGTCTTAGCATTGGAAAGGCTGATAAAAGCCAAGTGATAGCGATGCAAACAAAGGGAATTCCGACCAGCGTGATTGCTATGAGATTGCCCTTTTCTTGTTTGTTATTCATGTTTATTCCTTATGCGATGATTTAGTGATCTTTATTCTTGCGGAGCCATAACGCCGTGCTCAACGGCAGTTTGTAAGTTGTGGTTTTGTGGAATACTTTTGCGCAGCAAAACCACAAAGCCGCGACTTACAAACTGTCCAGCGCACGAAGTGCGCGAGTTGGAGCACTTTGTTAGGGATTTTGTTTTACCCATTTAGATATTTCAGTAACTTGTTCAATATAATTCGCTAATTCAATAACTTTATCGACCTGTTCAGATTGACAGCCGGTATAGGTTGACACAGCCTTCCTTTTATTTTTTATAGATGCCTCTATTAGAATATAGCTGTGATCAGTAGCAGAATAAAAACAACCCCAATTACCGGAGTGCAGTTTCGATTGCATTTTCAGAAATTTAATGTTTGTTAGCTTTTCTTCAATTGAGGCAACAGACTCTTTAGATAAAATGGCCGATTTTGATCCTTTGACAGAAACATACTTTAGCCCTTCATAATTTAATTCACCATTCTTCTTAACAACCACAGTGTATATAGGACACTCCCCATAACAAGCACCAGTTTTCATTCTAACTAAGGTTTCGCTATCAATTGATGGGGTAATTGTGCTGCAAGACACAATAAGAAGGGCCAACAAAACAAATAATAGTTTATTTCCGTAGTTCATTTTTACTCCCTAACAGTTTATTAAATTGCACCAACTATATAACCCGTAGAACGTTATTCCAACTAATTTGGTGTGGTGCTGTATAACTCCAAAAGAAGATGAACCTTCATTCGATTTAGTCCGTGCTAAATCAAAGGGTTAATTGTCACTCCGAATTAATTATGGAGTTATACAGTACAAACAATCTCAATTAGTTACTGCGCTCATTTGGCTTACTGTCCGCCTTGGGCACACTACCGACCTTCGGTGGCTTGCTTCGCGAAGCGCGCCCTACACAGATATTATTCTTCATGAAAAGTGCTTTGGGCACACTGCCGACCTTCAATCTGTTGCGGTTCGTAAACTCACCAGCAACCTACTTTTATTGTGTCATTTATGTGAAATGGGGTTTTCTGAAAGGTAATAGGCTCGGAGGAAAAGGTCAATTACATAATATAACCAAGGGGGAGTTCGTGGGTTTTTATCTGGCTGGAGCCTACAGTTACCAAAAAATCAGAATGTGGTAACTGTAGGTGTCACTAGTGAGGCGGGTATTTAGCCTTGGCTTTGGCTTTGGCTTTGGGTTTGAAAAAAATCTTCTTCGATTCTTCTTACATCTACCGAGACAAATAATTGCGGTGAAATGCCGCCGCCGAAGATGACGCCTTTGAGTGGGGTGACATCGGAATAGTCGCGGCCCCAGGCAGTGGTGATGTGTTGTTCGCCGGTGACTTTGTTGTTGGTGGGGTCAAATTCGTACCAGCCTTCGCCGGGGGAGTAGACGGCGAACCAGGCGTGGGTGGCGTCGGCGCCGATTAATTTTTCCTGGCCGGGTGCGGGTAGGGTTTCCAAATAGCCGCTGACGTAACGCGCGGGGTAGCCGAGTGAGCGCAGGCAGCCGATGGCGAGGTGGGCGAAGTCCTGGCAGACGCCGCGTTTGTGTTTGAGCACATCGGCCAGTGGTGTGGCGACATCGGAAAATTCCGGGTCGTAGGCGAAATCGGTAAATATGCGTTGGGTTAAATCCATCACCGCTGATAAAAATGGACGGTCGTCGCTGAATGAGGCGGCGGCATAATCGGCAAGATCCTGATGCTGTTGCACCATGGGGGAGTCGAGCATAAATTCGCGCGCGCAGAGCGTGTCCCAATCCTTGCTGTGTTGCAGTAAATATTTTACGTAGCTGCAGGGGTTGCCAAAATCCAGGTTGATGCTGGTGCTGCTGTCTTTGATAGTGATTTCACTGGTGATGCTTACATCCAATTCGCTGTGCGCTTTTTCAATCGAGAATTGTAAAAACTGATTACCAAAATAATCACTGCGATTGGTACTGGTGGTTGCCGGTGGTGAGAGTTTGATATCGATAGTGTCTACACGCTGGCGATCAGTAGTGCGCGGCAATACGTAGGCAAGGTTGTAGCAGTGGCTGACTGGCAGTGCGTATTGATAGCGAGTGGTATGGCGAATGCGATATTTCATGTTGGTCTTCCTAGAGCTGCTCTTGCCACTCGGCATTTTTTACCAGGAGTTGTGGCCCTTCGGTGTGATCAAAGTAGCGCTGACCTATGGCCTTGGCCACTTGCGTCATTAAATACTGCAAGCGCGATAAGAGTTGATCCAGTTCCGTGCGAATACCATTATGTGTTTTTACCAGCGTGTTTATGTCACTTAGCTTTAATGCGGTAGTCGCTTCCAACAATAATTTATGTTCACTGCTGAGTATTTCGCGGTCATCGGGCAAGTCGGAAAAATGGTGTTCCAATTCGTTGAGTTGGTAAATAAGTGAGCGCGGATTTTTGCGATTCAGCATTAACATTTCCAGTGCTTGTTCCAAATGAATGCCATTTTGATAGCGACGGCGATAGGGAATCAGCGCTTCGCTACACAACAAGCTGGATTCGATCAGTGTTTCTTGTTCTATCTCGCCAAATTCCGTTGCCAGAAGTGAACGCAAGGTATTAATAATTTGCAGTGCGCGTTCCAGGCGGCGACCCATTTCCATAAAGTGCCAACCATTACCGCGAGTCATGCTTTCGTGAATTAATCCGGCGAAGGCAAGCAGGGTGGTAATGAGTGGGGCGAGGGCTTCTTCCGGTGCGGAAAGCGAGCTGGGTTCCAAGGCTAATTTTAATTGCTCCAGTTCATCGCCAATATCGTTAATCACGCGTTGGGTATCGCTGGAGAGCTGCTCTTTGACTTGTTCGGCGGCTTCAATCATCGCCGTTAAATTATTGGCGACACTGCCGAGGCGGCGGCTATCCAGAATGATTGCAATCATTTCCGGTTCAGGGTTCTTGAACAGCTCCGGTTGCAAACTGGTAAAGCCGGGGTAGGTGGCAGTGACGTGGGTGACGGCACTTAGCAATGTGCGACATACGGCATCGGGCAATTTTTCGGTTTTATTTAATTGAATAAATACCGTGCGCAATAAGCGCATGGCAGATTCTGCGCGCTCGGCGTAGCGGCCCATCCAAAATAAATTTTCTACCACGCGGCTGGGCAGTGCACTGCTACCTTCGGTGGATGATTGCATGTCCAGGGTGCGCAGGCTAATTTGTTTTTCCGGTTCCGAGGCGAGCACCCAGGTGTCTTTGGACACAGAGCCGCGCTGGTTGGAAATAATTTTTTTATCCGGGTCCAAGTTTACGCGCGTAAGGCCGCCGGGCATTACCGCGTAAGAACTTTCACTGGCAACCGCGAAGGTACGCAGTACCGATGCACGTGGTTGTATTTGCCCCTGATGCCAGGTGGGCGTTTGCGCGCCTGCTACATATTCTTGTGCTGCAAATTGCAGCGGGTTTTTGCGAATACGATTTTGCCAGGCTTGTAATTTTTTATCGTCCAGATCCGCGCCGTAGACTTCATACAAACCGGGGCGACGATAGGTAGGTTTAATCAGCAAACTTTTTAAATTGCTGCACACATATTCCAGATCATCGCTATTACCACACCACCAGGTTTTCACCGAAGGCATTTGTAAATCGCGCCCGAGCAGTGCTTGTGCAACGGCGGGTAAATAACGCAACAGCGCCGGGTTTTCCAATACGCTGGAGCCGAGTGGATTGGCGATAGCAACATGCCCGAGTCGCGCAACTTCCAGCAGGCCCGGTACGCCCAGACGGGAATCGCCTTTTAATTCAACTGGGTCGCAATAGACATCATCCACGCGGCGCAAAATTACATCGACCCGTTTTAAACCGTCGAGTGCTTTCATCCACACGTAACTGTTGCGCACACTTAAATCACCGCCTTGGACTAATTGGAAACCCAAATAGTTGGCGAGGTAGGCGTGCTCAAAATAGGCTTCGTTATAAATACCGGGCGTGAGTACTACAATCCGCGCAACGCCACCATTGGGGTTTAAATCCTGCAGGCGTTGGCGCAAGCGGGAAAAAAATAATGACAGGCGGTGCACATGGCTATCGCGAAATAAACTGGGGAATACGCGGTTCATGACTGTGCGATTTTCCAGCGCATAACCGGCGCCGGAGGGCGCCTGGGTGCGGTCAGCCATCACGCGCATTTGACCGTCCTGCGCGCGCACCAGATCGGCACCGTGCACAATTAATTGTTGGGCGCCGGGCAGTTTTATATGTTGGCAGGGGCGTAAAAAACCTTGGTGGGAAAATAATAATTCCGGCGGAATTACGCCGCGCCGTATCAGGTTGCGTTCGCCGTAAATATCTTGCAGCAATAAATTAAATAATTCGGCACGTTCAACCAGTGCGGTTTCTATGCTGCTCCATTCGTCGCTGTGAATTAACAGCGGGATAGGGTTGAGCTGCCAGCTTTGGTTTGCATCGGGTTCATCGTAAATTTTGTAGGTGGCGCCGTCATCGCGCAGGATGCGACGCGCTTTTTTCTGCCGTTCTTCAATGGCGTCGTGCCCGAGGGTTTGCAAACTGTGCAGCAGGTAGCGCCAATGGGGGCGAATGCCGCCCTCGGTATCATAGGCTTCATCCACCCCCGCTTGCGGGGATGGATAAGTAAATGCCGTATTACTGCTCATTGTATTGGCCTGATTGTCCATAAGCGCGGAAGAGAGGTTCATGATCATCAGTTGTTGTTATGAATATGGCCTCGATTGTAACCCTATTCACCTCGCTTTACTTGCGCAAATCCAGTGTGTGTGGATATTCATCCGCCGGTTCCGCTGGCGGTGGTGCCATAGGTCTGGGTGGATGTTTGTGTTCAAAAAATTCACGCAGGATTTTCCCCGCCGGTGTGATAGGTAATGCACCGGGTGTGTAGTTGATATCAAAAAAGCGATTGCCCCGACGGGATTCGGCTTCGTTGGCATTGACCGGAAAACGCTCATAACTGCGACCACCGGGGTGACTGACGTGATAGGTGCAGCCGCCAATGCTTTTACCGTTCCAGGTGTCGATCAAGTCGAACACCAGTGGGGCATGAATACCAATGGTGGGGTGCAGCGCCGATGGTGGCTGCCAGGCGCGATAGCGCACACCGCCGACAAATTCACCATGTTTACCGGTGGGGTTCAAACATACGCGACGACCATTACAGGCGAGCACGTAGCGGCCCGGTGTCAGGCCATTCACTTTTACTTGCAGGCGCTCCAGTGATGAATCCACATAGCGCGAGGTACCAAAGCTGCTCACTTCTTCACCCAGCACATGCCAGGGTTCAATCGCCCAGCGCAATTCAATTTGAATATCATCCAACTG
The nucleotide sequence above comes from Cellvibrio sp. PSBB023. Encoded proteins:
- a CDS encoding TIGR03067 domain-containing protein; this encodes MSIETEKEEYKKFTGPWVQTSCNSDGIENPNEAYGLAPSVTFNENTFLVASTEGTILIKGTFSLNTNTTPKEINWTDTYGHDAGKTFPAIYEISESTLSFCAANENMCRPQAFEPRIGHTIRIFTRQ
- a CDS encoding IS3 family transposase translates to MDLYSRSIVGWSLDTGMTEALVTNALRMAFERRETQPGLIIHSDRGVQYRAQKYIDFMVRHGATPSMSRKGNCWDNAPMESFFSRLKVELIYTQQFHSIDEAKSSIFEYIEVFYNRLRRHSSIGYVAPAEFERRAALAA
- a CDS encoding IS3 family transposase; translated protein: MKYALIREHLEAFSVTLMCRVLSVSRSGFYRWAVREKSQRQQKRECRERQIMDTYATYKARYGAPRIAKELQAIGYPCSVNFVANVLKLQGLKAHNGKAFNYGSHALTMHNVSENLLWRRFGANKPNEKWTTDITYIWVEKQ
- a CDS encoding transposase, which encodes MARKKTQAYTEEFRREAVKRAEQEGNTTASVARDLGISAQQIYNWRRQFTRLSEKQFNSVAGVDYSKNESDELRQLKRRNAELEKELAFLKKAAAYFANQHE
- a CDS encoding DUF6438 domain-containing protein — translated: MNYGNKLLFVLLALLIVSCSTITPSIDSETLVRMKTGACYGECPIYTVVVKKNGELNYEGLKYVSVKGSKSAILSKESVASIEEKLTNIKFLKMQSKLHSGNWGCFYSATDHSYILIEASIKNKRKAVSTYTGCQSEQVDKVIELANYIEQVTEISKWVKQNP
- a CDS encoding transglutaminase family protein, coding for MKYRIRHTTRYQYALPVSHCYNLAYVLPRTTDRQRVDTIDIKLSPPATTSTNRSDYFGNQFLQFSIEKAHSELDVSITSEITIKDSSTSINLDFGNPCSYVKYLLQHSKDWDTLCAREFMLDSPMVQQHQDLADYAAASFSDDRPFLSAVMDLTQRIFTDFAYDPEFSDVATPLADVLKHKRGVCQDFAHLAIGCLRSLGYPARYVSGYLETLPAPGQEKLIGADATHAWFAVYSPGEGWYEFDPTNNKVTGEQHITTAWGRDYSDVTPLKGVIFGGGISPQLFVSVDVRRIEEDFFQTQSQSQSQG
- a CDS encoding circularly permuted type 2 ATP-grasp protein → MNLSSALMDNQANTMSSNTAFTYPSPQAGVDEAYDTEGGIRPHWRYLLHSLQTLGHDAIEERQKKARRILRDDGATYKIYDEPDANQSWQLNPIPLLIHSDEWSSIETALVERAELFNLLLQDIYGERNLIRRGVIPPELLFSHQGFLRPCQHIKLPGAQQLIVHGADLVRAQDGQMRVMADRTQAPSGAGYALENRTVMNRVFPSLFRDSHVHRLSLFFSRLRQRLQDLNPNGGVARIVVLTPGIYNEAYFEHAYLANYLGFQLVQGGDLSVRNSYVWMKALDGLKRVDVILRRVDDVYCDPVELKGDSRLGVPGLLEVARLGHVAIANPLGSSVLENPALLRYLPAVAQALLGRDLQMPSVKTWWCGNSDDLEYVCSNLKSLLIKPTYRRPGLYEVYGADLDDKKLQAWQNRIRKNPLQFAAQEYVAGAQTPTWHQGQIQPRASVLRTFAVASESSYAVMPGGLTRVNLDPDKKIISNQRGSVSKDTWVLASEPEKQISLRTLDMQSSTEGSSALPSRVVENLFWMGRYAERAESAMRLLRTVFIQLNKTEKLPDAVCRTLLSAVTHVTATYPGFTSLQPELFKNPEPEMIAIILDSRRLGSVANNLTAMIEAAEQVKEQLSSDTQRVINDIGDELEQLKLALEPSSLSAPEEALAPLITTLLAFAGLIHESMTRGNGWHFMEMGRRLERALQIINTLRSLLATEFGEIEQETLIESSLLCSEALIPYRRRYQNGIHLEQALEMLMLNRKNPRSLIYQLNELEHHFSDLPDDREILSSEHKLLLEATTALKLSDINTLVKTHNGIRTELDQLLSRLQYLMTQVAKAIGQRYFDHTEGPQLLVKNAEWQEQL